The segment TCCAGCCACTGGCTGGCCCATCCGGACTTCAGCCAGGCGGTGAACGACTTCCTGGCGCGCGAGGGTCAGGCCATGCGTGGCTATATGGACGAGCTCTCGGAGCACCATCCCTTCAAGCAGGGTGCATGAAAAAAGCGCCCCGCGGGGCGCTTCTTCGTGGGCACCGGCCAAGACGGCCGGGTCTAAAGGCCATCAGGCCTTCTGCTCGGCCTTGGCGTAGTTGGCCAGACCGGTCACGACCTCGGCCTTGGCAGCCTCGGGGCCTTCCCAGCCCTTGACCTTGACCCACTTGCCGGCTTCCAGGTCCTTGTAGTGCTCAAAGAAGTGCTGGATGGCCTTCAGGCGCATCTGGTTGATGTCCTCGGGCTTGGTCCAGTGCTCATAGATCGGCAGGATCTTGGTGGTGGGCACGGCCAGCAGCTTGGCGTCGCCGCCGGCTTCGTCGTCCATCTGCAGCACGCCGATGGGGCGGCAGGTCACGACCACGCCCGGGGTCAGCGGGAAGGGGGTGATCACCAGCACGTCCACCGGATCACCGTCGTCCGACAGGGTCTGGGGGATGTAGCCGTAGTTGCACGGGTAGTGCATGGCCGTGGTCATGAAGCGGTCCACGAACAGGGCGCCGCTCTCCTTGTCCACTTCGTACTTGATCGGATCCGCGTTCATCGGGATCTCGATGATGACGTTGAATTCTTCAGGGGCCTTCTTGCCCGGGGTCACGTTGTGCAGGCTCATGATGTGGTGCTACGCCAGGGGAAACCCGGATTCTAGCGGCAGGGCTTGCCCGGGCCTGACGGGGGCCTGCCCCAAAAACGAGGCTCGGCCCTGTCATCCACTGGTAAACGCTCAAGCGCAGGCTCGCAGGCCTCCACTAGCATGGATGCGACCGACCTGTGGATATGGCGAGAGCGTGCAGGGCAGGCGTTTGTTGTACTTGGTTCACAGGCGTCCCTTCATCACGGCAGTACCACCAGAGGAGACATGTTCATGTCGACGGAAGTAGCGCTGTACTTCGCACTGGCCTGCGGTCTGGCCGCAGTGCTCTACGGTTTCATCCAGCGCAGCTGGATCCTCAGCCAGGACGCGGGCAATGCCCGCATGCAGGAGATCGCCGCGGCGATCCAGCAAGGCGCCGCCGCCTATCTGGCGCGGCAGTACAAGACCATTGCCATCGTCGGCGTGGTGCTGGCCGTGCTGATCGCGGTCTTTCTGGACGGCCGCACCGCCGCCGGCTTCGTGGTGGGCGCCCTGCTCTCGGGTGCCTGCGGTTTCATCGGCATGCATGTGTCCGTCCGCGCCAATGTGCGCACGGCCCAGGCCGCCACCCAGGGCATGGGCCCGGCGCTGAATGTGGCCTTCAAGGGCGGTGCCATCACCGGCATGCTGGTGGTGGGCCTGGGCCTGCTGGGGGTGGGGCTCTTCTTCTGGTACATCGCAGGCGGCAGCGGCGCGGGGCTCAAGGCCGATTCGGCCACGCTCAAGCCCCTCTTGGGCCTGGCCTTCGGCGCGTCGCTGATCTCGATCTTCGCCCGTCTCGGCGGCGGCATCTTCACCAAGGGCGCGGACGTCGGCGGCGACCTCGTCGGCAAGGTGGAAGCCGGCATTCCCGAGGACGACCCGCGCAACCCGGCCACCATCGCCGACAATGTCGGCGACAATGTCGGCGACTGCGCCGGCATGGCGGCCGACCTCTTCGAGACCTATGCGGTGACCGTCGTCGCCACCATGGCCCTGGGCGCGCTGATGCTCTCGGGCGCCACGCTGCAGGCGGTGATCTACCCCCTGGTGCTGGGCGGCTTCTCCATCATCGCCTCCATCATCGGCTGCTCCATGGTGAAGGCCAGCCCCGGCATGAAGAATGTGATGCCGGCGCTCTACAAGGGCCTGGTGGTGGCGGGCGTGCTCTCGCTGATCGGCTTCTTCTTCATCACCCGCGCCGTCATGCCCGACGACGCCCTGGGCAGCGCCGGCTCGCAGATGCGCCTCTTCGGCGCCTGCGTGGTGGGCCTGCTGCTGACCGCGGGCATGGTCTGGATCACCGAGTACTACACCGGCACCGACTACAAGCCGGTGCAGCATGTGGCCCAGGCCTCCACCACCGGGCATGGCACCAACATCATCGCGGGCCTGGGCGTGTCCATGCGCTCCACGGCCTGGCCGGTGCTCTTCGTCTGCATCGCCATCGTGGCGGCCTACCAGCTTGCCGGCCTCTTCGGCACCGGCATCGCGGTGACGGGCATGCTCGGCATTGCCGGCATGATCGTGGCGCTCGACGCCTTCGGCCCGGTCACGGACAATGCCGGCGGCATCGCCGAAATGTCCCACCTGCCGCCGGAAGTGCGCAAGTCCACCGACGCGCTCGACGCCGTCGGCAACACCACCAAGGCCGTCACCAAGGGCTATGCGATCGGTTCGGCGGGCCTCGGCGCGCTCGTGCTCTTCGCTGCCTACACACATGCGCTGGAAGCCCGCGGCATGCATGTGAGCTTCGACCTCAGCAACCATATGGTGATCGTGGGCCTTTTCATTGGCGGCCTGATCCCCTACCTCTTCGGTGCCATGGCCATGGAGGCCGTGGGCCGCGCCGCCGGCTCGGTGGTGGAAGAGGTGCGGCGCCAGTTCCGCGACATCAAGGGCATCATGGAAGGCACGGGCAAGCCCGAGTACGGCCGCGCCGTGGACATGCTGACCAGCGCCGCTATCAAGGAAATGATCGTGCCCTCGCTGCTGCCGGTGATCGTGCCCATCCTGGTGGGCATGTTCCTGGGCGCCGAGGCCCTGGGCGGCCTGCTGATGGGCACCATCGTCACCGGTCTCTTCGTGGCCATCTCCATGTGCACCGGCGGTGGCGCCTGGGACAACGCCAAGAAATACATCGAGGACGGCCACCACGGCGGCAAGGGCAGCGAAGCCCACAAGGCCTCCGTCACCGGCGACACTGTGGGCGACCCCTACAAGGACACGGCCGGCCCCGCCGTCAACCCGGCGATCAAGATCACCAATATCGTGGCCCTCTTGATCGTGCCCCTGCTGCCCATGGCGGCCAGCAGCCACAAGGCGCCCGAGCCCCCCGCGGCGCAGACGGCGCCCGCGGCGATGCCCGAAGCCGCCAGTACGGCGGCCCCCGCGGCCGAGCCGTCCAGCGGGCCTGCCTCGCAGCCATGAGGCCTCCAGGTTTTCCCGCATAAGCCCGTATGAGCCCGCATTTGCGGGCTCATCCTCTTTTGCCGACACCGAGCGAGGCCACACAATGTGCGAAACATCACAAGCGAGGATTTGAGGGCATGAGGAACCTGGCCATTGATCGACAGGAGCTGGCGCGCAGGCAGGCCCGGCTGGCCGATCTGCAGGCCCGCCTGGGCGAGCAGGAGCAGGCGCACCGCAGCCTGCATGCGCAGGTGCAGGCCTTTGTGGATCGATACAGCGATCTGCTGGGCCCGCTCTATATGGAGCTGGATGCGCTGGAATCCCAGCTGCACACCGCCATGGTCTATCTCTACGAGGCCCTGCAGCGCAATGGCGTGGCGGCCCATGAGCCCATTCCGCCGCAGGCCGGCGCCCTGCCCCCGATGCTGGCGCGCCTGCCCGCCGGCGCGCCCCTGCCGCCCCAGCCCGAGGGCGGCCTGCAAGACCTGACCCCGCCCAGCCTCAAGCAGCTGTACCGCCGCGCTGCCATGCGCTTCCATCCGGACCTGGCCGGCGGCAGCACCGTGGAGCGCCAGCGCCGTGAGACGCAGATGATTGCGGTGAACAAGGCCTATGAGCAGCAGGACCGCGCCGAGCTGGAGCGCCTGCTGATCGCCGCGGGCGAGGCGCCCGAGCGCGTGACCGGCAACAACAGCCTGGCCATGCTGGAGTGGCTGCAGCGCTGCGAGCAGGCCGTGCAGGGCCGGCTGCGCGTGGTGCAGGCCCATCAGGCCGCCCTGCTGGCCCATCCCATGCACCGGCTCTGGGCCGCCATCGTGCAGGCCGAGGCCAAGGGCCTGGATCCCATGAGCGTGATGGCCAGCCGCCTGCGCAGCCAGATCGTGGAGCGCCGCCGCGAGCTCTATATCGGCCAGCGCCTGCAGCCCGACTCGGGCCTGGCGCAGAACTTCCTGCACCAGCGCCGCCTGCGTGTGATGGGCACGGCGGCCTGAAGCCACGATAGCAAGAGCGCACACCGCGCCAACGACAACGGGCCCTCACAGGGCCCGTTTGCTTTTGTGGGAACGATGGGAGCGGCCGGCAATGCACCCTGCGGCCCATGAAAGAGAACTCAGTCTTCTCGACCTCGGCCGTGAGCGCGGAGCGCTCAACAAGGCCCAGAAACGATAAAGCCCAGCATCTTTCGATGCTGGGCCTTTCGTTCAATGGTCGGGGCGGCGGGATTCGAACT is part of the Shinella sp. XGS7 genome and harbors:
- the ppa gene encoding inorganic diphosphatase — encoded protein: MSLHNVTPGKKAPEEFNVIIEIPMNADPIKYEVDKESGALFVDRFMTTAMHYPCNYGYIPQTLSDDGDPVDVLVITPFPLTPGVVVTCRPIGVLQMDDEAGGDAKLLAVPTTKILPIYEHWTKPEDINQMRLKAIQHFFEHYKDLEAGKWVKVKGWEGPEAAKAEVVTGLANYAKAEQKA
- a CDS encoding J domain-containing protein yields the protein MRNLAIDRQELARRQARLADLQARLGEQEQAHRSLHAQVQAFVDRYSDLLGPLYMELDALESQLHTAMVYLYEALQRNGVAAHEPIPPQAGALPPMLARLPAGAPLPPQPEGGLQDLTPPSLKQLYRRAAMRFHPDLAGGSTVERQRRETQMIAVNKAYEQQDRAELERLLIAAGEAPERVTGNNSLAMLEWLQRCEQAVQGRLRVVQAHQAALLAHPMHRLWAAIVQAEAKGLDPMSVMASRLRSQIVERRRELYIGQRLQPDSGLAQNFLHQRRLRVMGTAA